The following coding sequences are from one Molothrus aeneus isolate 106 chromosome Z, BPBGC_Maene_1.0, whole genome shotgun sequence window:
- the LYSMD3 gene encoding lysM and putative peptidoglycan-binding domain-containing protein 3: MAGRGAGSGPQPSAVAQPLTGGHLYPFASTESEGPEEEGELSELRPRGREKVRRSASRDRLDDIVLLTKDIREGDTLNAIALQFCCSVADIKRVNNLINDQDFFALRSIRIPVKKFSVLTETHISPKGRPAHRSALCSPEVQETSLCDKFSANETAGNFLKEVDRDIEEIVKCNDTKRENLNEVVSALAAQQICFETDGKTKKCKDPYYGADWGIGWWTAVVIMLIIGIVTPVFYLLYYEVLVKADVSHHFPMESSHLFVTAVSHQKETENGINPTNMMKVDNQGDLQH; the protein is encoded by the exons ATGGCCGGCAGAGGCGCTGGCAGCGGCCCGCAGCCGTCCGCCGTGGCGCAGCCGCTCACCGGCGGTCACTTGTACCCTTTCGCGAGCACGGAGAGCGAGGGGCCCGAGGAGGAGGGTGAGCTGTCAGAACTGCGGCCGCGGGGCAGGGAGAAGGTCCGGCGGAGCGCGTCGAGGGACAGGCTGGATGATATAGTCCTGCTGACGAAGGACATCCGTGAAGGGGACACGCTGAACGCGATCGcgctgcagttctgctgctcc gtTGCAGATATCAAGAGAGTTAACAATCTTATCAACGATCAAGATTTTTTTGCCCTGAGGTCTATCAGAATTCCAGTGAAAAAGTTCAGTGTATTGACTGAAACCCATATATCTCCAAAAGGAAGACCAGCTCATCGGTCTGCTCTGTGTTCCCCAGAAGTACAGGAAACATCTCTTTGTGATAAATTCTCTGCTAATGAGACTGCTGGCAACTTCTTAAAAGAAGTCGATCGAGATATAGAAGAAATAGTGAAGTGTAATGATACAAAGAGAGAGAATCTGAATGAAGTTGTTTCTGCTTTAGCAGCCCAACAGATCTGTTTTGAAACTGATGGTAAAACTAAAAAATGCAAGGATCCTTACTATGGAGCAGACTGGGGTATAGGATGGTGGACAGCAGTAGTGATTATGTTGATTATTGGCATAGTAACTCCAGTTTTTTATCTCCTGTATTATGAAGTTCTAGTGAAAGCAGATGTCAGTCACCATTTCCCAATGGAATCTTCTCATTTGTTTGTCACAGCAGTATCACatcagaaagaaacagaaaatggaataaatcCAACAAATATGATGAAAGTTGATAATCAAGGAGACCTTCAGCATTAA